A window from Mya arenaria isolate MELC-2E11 chromosome 9, ASM2691426v1 encodes these proteins:
- the LOC128203219 gene encoding endoprotease aex-5-like: protein MTGTIAILVFIISLSFGVETKQDCKYDNIRIVIRSEEKYLNDIEHSLGIHLFYFDSKINDNLFIFVMKTVELKHRQLLSHIELAVLQRSNQHIEKMAQSYNLYQVSPLSLRSATYSSDRHQSEQWNAPNFMNLCSPHFDQALGIDQSWIEHNVSGRGIVVGVTDVGINANNRFIHGNINFDLSYNFVDNITQTSHTVLPGILESSSKTGHAIACAGLIARPNTGDKCVFCGTGVAHEAKLADLQIAKIREKSWMFQGIDSAIYSRALAYRRDAIHIFSNSWAAKKALIKSAFYEEDVLTEGVREGRNGLGTVYVFPAGYPGSGLANHIGSITVACLGVNGSVADVSKVNAAALVSVFCNGRKRNDQRMITVGHSDRRCDTSFGGESAATAIVSGMIALLLEAHPALTARDVKHILIESSSRFGIEATPDFLHNTAGKYYHPNVGFGLPDSSKMVLLGRHWKQLTPLSTRTLIISKTAYHTDDLDWYVQELYDNTSCDTAPCIEKMEEVLFEIEFVYSKQRLMKLWAKSPSGTESTLAELEPSAKGDTAKHVNTTTFRSNHFWGENSRGRWHVYIGCKYSMAYPFPAGACHVANASIAIHGTVETDKTPHHSYMDTDDGDKINRYNLPTDGKPITNNGIIANNLNANNINIYNNEYNSVIVPLLILPTVFLAAVSCWYVCLRRVR, encoded by the exons ATGACGGGGACGATTGCAATTTTAGTGTTTATAATCAGTTTGTCTTTCGGTGTCGAAACAAAGCAAGATTGCAAATACGACAATATACGGATTGTTATTCGATCGGAAgaaaagtatttaaatgatatagaaCACTCGCTGGGAATACATTTGTTCTACTTTGATAGCAAG ATAAATGACAACCTTTTCATCTTCGTAATGAAAACAGTGGAACTGAAACATCGACAACTGTTGTCACATATTGAACTAGCAGTCCTTCAACGTTCAAACCAACAC ATTGAAAAGATGGCTCAAAGCTACAACTTGTATCAAGTATCGCCTCTCAGCCTACGATCTGCAACATACAGTAGCGATAGACACCAGTCTGAACAATGGAATGCACCC aatttCATGAACCTTTGTTCACCTCATTTCGACCAAGCGCTTGGAATTGACCAATCATGGATTGAACATAATGTCAGTGGACGTGGAATTGTTGTGGGAGTTACAGACGTTGGTATCAATGCGAACAATAGGTTTATACATGGAAATATA AACTTTGATTTGTCTTACAACTTTGTGGATAATATCACACAAACAAGTCATACCGTTCTACCGGGTATACTAGAAAGTTCGTCAAAAACAGG TCATGCGATCGCGTGTGCTGGACTCATAGCTCGCCCAAATACGGGTGATAAATGCGTTTTTTGTGGAACAGGTGTTGCACACGAAGCAAAACTTGCAG ATCTGCAAATTGCAAAGATCAGAGAAAAAAGTTGGATGTTTCAAGGCATAGACTCTGCTATTTATTCAAGGGCTTTAGCATACAGACGTGATGCTATCCATATATTCTCAAATAGTTGGGCTGCAAAAAAGGCGCTCATTAAATCAGCCTTCTATGAAGAAGATGTTTTGACTGAAGGAGTTAGAGAA GGTCGGAACGGCCTCGGTACGGTATACGTATTTCCTGCCGGATATCCTGGATCTGGTTTGGCCAATCATATAGGGAGCATTACCGTTGCCTGTTTAGGTGTCAATGGTTCCGTCGCTGATGTAAGCAAAGTCAATGCTGCGGCACTCGTATCAGTGTTTTGCAACGGTAGAAAAAGGAACGATCAAAGAATG ATAACAGTTGGGCACAGCGATCGGAGGTGTGACACAAGTTTCGGCGGTGAATCTGCTGCAACTGCAATTGTTTCCGGGATGATTGCTCTTTTGTTGGAGGCACA CCCTGCTTTAACAGCCAGAGacgtaaaacatattttaattgaatcaAGCAGCCGTTTTGGGATCGAAGCAACACCTGATTTTTTGCATAACACAGCTGGAAAATATT ATCATCCTAATGTGGGATTCGGCCTGCCTGACAGTTCAAAGATGGTTTTACTCGGGAGGCACTGGAAACAATTGACACCATTAAGCACAAGAACACTTATAATTTCGAAAACCGCATA tcACACCGATGATCTTGACTGGTACGTTCAAGAATTGTACGACAATACTTCCTGCGACACAGCACCATGCATAGAGAAGATGGAAgaagttttgtttgaaattgagTTCGTATATTCAAAACAGCGTCTCATGAAACTGTGGGCTAAATCACCAAGTGGGACTGAATCAACTTTAGCAGAATTGGAACCTTCTGCGAAAGGGGATACAGCGAAGCATGTCAACACCACCACTTTCCGGTCCAACCACTTTTGGGGAGAAAATAGTCGAGGTCGCTGGCATGTTTACATTGGTTGCAAATATTCAATGGCCTATCCTTTTCCAG CTGGTGCATGTCATGTCGCTAACGCAAGTATAGCAATACATGGTACAGTAGAAACTGATAAAACACCACATCATTCATATATGGATACAGATGATGGCGACAAAATTAACAGATATAACCTACCCACAGATGGGAAACCGATTACAAACAATGGCATTattgcaaacaatttaaatgcaaataatattaatatatacaataacgAGTACAATTCAGTGATTGTGCCACTTCTCATTCTGCCTACGGTCTTTCTGGCCGCTGTCAGTTGTTGGTATGTTTGCTTAAGGCGTGTACGATGA